The Sorghum bicolor cultivar BTx623 chromosome 6, Sorghum_bicolor_NCBIv3, whole genome shotgun sequence genome contains the following window.
GGATGAGAGGTTTCACCATCAAGATTCCCTCGGAGTTGTTCCACTTGCCCCGTGCCGATATTCAGCTGCCTGTGGACTTCCAGGACATGTACAATCTATTGCGGGAAGAAGACCTTGACATCGTCCAAATCACCTTATTCTCTCTGTAAGTGATGATTGCGACCTTCATAGACCAATCTCTACATTTGTATTGGAGAACTATATGATTTTTAGGACACGATGACTTGTCCGTGCAGGTTGACGGTCACTATTAGCAACAAAAGGCACCATCCTATCCTATACCTCTCTCCAATGCATATTGCTGAGAGAGTGATCAAGGGTTTCCAGATAACGGACCCAGAGTTGACCGTGCGGCAGAGGGAAAAGAAGTACGAAGAAAACATGaaagaggagaagaagaaattgTCAAGGTACATCTTTGAGgtaatgaagaagctcaacccgGATGGGCCGCATTGTATTATGGCTGCctaccactttgggtaagtcGAAAACATCTATGTAAAGCAAAAGTGGCTAGGGTCATGCCTTCTCGTTGACATAACCTATACTTGTTTCAATGGTGTAGAAATGACCTAGCCGGCGGCCACTGGGTTGCCTTCCTCGTCTATCCTCAAGATGGCCGGGCTGTTATATTTGACTCGTTACAGGTACCGAACAGAAAGGGGTACAAGGCCTTCGAAGACTGCTTGAAAAAGTAAGCCACCgagcttcttgatcctttacggTTATCGTATTCAAATTGACGCTAACACTAATACACTTCGTGCAGCGCTTATAGTGCATATCTCAAGGATCCGCAATGCTGGGATCGGAGAACGGAGAAATTCAAAAAGAGGCATAAGAACCACCTCAAAATCCGACGCGATTTCCCCGTAAGTATATTTTAAAGGTACTTCAATTATGCTTTTGGTATATATGTGCTCTAATGCTTTTGTATCGATCCTGCAGTGCGCCAAACAACCCTTGGGATCAAAGGCATGTGGCTTGTACACCTGCGAGAACCTAAGGGAAAGCAAGGAGTACACCATCAGCTGGAAGAAGCTCAAAGAAGCAGTGAAGAATCGTGGAGAGACAAT
Protein-coding sequences here:
- the LOC110436158 gene encoding uncharacterized protein LOC110436158 — protein: MHIAERVIKGFQITDPELTVRQREKKYEENMKEEKKKLSRYIFEVMKKLNPDGPHCIMAAYHFGNDLAGGHWVAFLVYPQDGRAVIFDSLQVPNRKGYKAFEDCLKK